The Osmia bicornis bicornis chromosome 9, iOsmBic2.1, whole genome shotgun sequence genome has a segment encoding these proteins:
- the LOC123988153 gene encoding uncharacterized protein LOC123988153, protein MAIQEAVGQSGEVRTLSRRIWLEVLDMDCLTTSAEVEEAVRREIGDDLCGELKVAVFAPNVRELRMVVVELDDKPARKLLEKGKLHAGWGNLNGSRVADDLLTQLVHEHRASVAIISEPCQTRAGWHVDSSGSAAIWIVDPSIRLANHGAGCCYVWVTTDIQRFRDKLEALEDDLRDISGRLVVAGDFNARAIEWGMPQPNTRGKLVLEMVARLGLAVLNVGTTSTYRRPGFGYSIPDITLVSEDRVRNAVGWKVMDDFTGSDHQYITFQLIDATRMQSAASARRPSGWNAAKMDGEKFVATLLDGARHIPSVPEDANDIRAVDALVDATMGLIHRACDASMPRKRPWKGRTQAYWWNDQIAELRRLCHRLRRLAQRSAGRPDAAEKATAYKVAKKALGKAIRTSKERSWKQLCDEVDQDPWGRGYKLVMAKLRPPTQVMDERKARNVVDALFPTHPVTVGPRLTDADKDIPLFRTEELMLAERSMKSGKARVFPARWKLVRLTLISKGKGNPTLRHIIAPCVC, encoded by the exons ATGGCTATCcaggaggccgtagggcagTCCGGCGAGGTCAGGACCCTCTCCAGACGCATCTGGCTGGAGGTCCTGGATATGGACTGCCTTACCACATCCGCGGAAGTGGAAGAGGCGGTTCGGCGCGAGATTGGAGATGACCTGTGCGGCGAGCTCAAGGTGGCCGTCTTCGCACCGAACGTGAGAGAGCTTCGGATGGTGGTCGTCGAGCTTGATGACAAGCCGGCCCGCAAGCTTCTTGAAAAGGGGAAGCTGCACGCTGGTTGG GGCAACCTGAATGGATCTAGGGTCGCTGATGACCTGCTGACGCAGCTCGTCCACGAGCACCGCGCAAGCGTCGCAATCATCAGCGAACCCTGCCAAACGAGAGCAGGCTGGCATGTAGACAGCTCTGGCTCCGCGGCGATTTGGATCGTTGATCCTTCTATTAGGCTCGCCAACCACGGAGCTGGATGTTGCTACGTGTGGGTGACGACGGA TATCCAGAGATTCAGGGACAAGCTCGAGGCCCTTGAGGACGATCTGCGCGATATCTCCGGCAGACTTGTTGTCGCCGGGGACTTTAACGCGCGGGCCATAGAGTGGGGCATGCCGCAACCCAACACCAGAGGTAAACTGGTGTTGGAGATGGTTGCCCGACTCGGCCTTGCCGTCCTCAACGTCGGTACAACATCAACGTACCGGCGACCGGGCTTCGGGTATTCGATCCCTGATATCACGCTGGTGTCGGAGGACCGGGTCCGCAACGCCGTTGGTTGGAAGGTGATGGATGACTTCACCGGTAGTGATCATCAGTACATCACCTTCCAGCtcatcgacgcgacgcgaatGCAGTCAGCTGCTAGCGCGCGTCGACCATCTGGTTGGAACGCGGCCAAGATGGACGGTGAAAAATTCGTCGCAACCTTGCTCGACGGCGCTCGGCACATTCCATCAGTGCCCGAGGACGCCAATGATATCCGCGCGGTGGACGCTCTAGTGGACGCCACCATGGGGCTTATCCACCGCGCATGCGACGCGTCCATGCCTCGCAAGAGGCCTTGGAAAGGCAGGACGCAGGCGTACTGGTGGAATGACCAGATCGCCGAGCTCCGGAGGCTTTGCCATCGACTGCGTAGGTTGGCGCAACGCTCCGCTGGTCGACCCGATGCGGCGGAAAAGGCCACGGCTTACAAAGTCGCCAAGAAGGCCTTAGGCAAAGCCATCCGGACGAGCAAGGAACGCAGCTGGAAGCAGCTCTGCGACGAAGTGGACCAGGATCCTTGGGGGAGGGGCTACAAGCTCGTGATGGCCAAGCTCCGCCCACCCACCCAGGTCATGGACGAGAGGAAGGCGCGAAACGTCGTGGATGCCCTTTTTCCGACCCATCCAGTCACTGTCGGGCCTCGACTGACCGATGCGGATAAGGATATCCCGCTGTTCCGCACCGAGGAGCTCATGCTTGCGGAACGTAGCATGAAGTCCGGTAAGGCCCGAGTCTTCCCAGCCCGGTGGAAGTTGGTACGCCTTACTCTGATCTCCAAGGGCAAAGGCAACCCGACTCTCCGTCATATTATCGCCCCCTGTGTGTGTTAG